Within the Bacillota bacterium genome, the region CGGGCCGTATGCTGGTCGGCCGTGGGTGAAGTACGTTTTGCGGGAGTTGACTCGGGTTGGCCTAGAGGTAAGCTAGAGATTCCAAATACATACAGGTCGGGGAGACCTACTGAAACTTGACACGGAGCGGTAGGCCAACTGGCTTGCCAAATCCGTAGCGGAGGTGGTATCGTACTCACGGGCGTTTGTTCCCTCGCTCTACCCAGTTGTTGCTAGAGCTTCCTAATGGTTACAGCGAGCTAGCGTAAGGAGGCGACAATAAATGAAGTACGCCCACAAGGGGTTTATACAACAGCTGGACGGCACTTACGCTGTACTAATTCATCCTGTCAACGGATATCTGGAATCCGAACAACTGGAGGCCGTACGTAGGCTGGCCCAACGCTACGGAAAGGCGAAGCTCACGGTTACCCAGGCCATCATGATTTACGGCATAAAGCCTGAGGACTTTGACCAGGTGGTGGAAGAGTTAGAAAAGGTCCGCCTGCCTTTGGCCGATATCGGTCGGGTGGTGCGAAATGTCAAAGTCTGTTCCAGTCAGTATTGTAAGCATGTGATCCGCGATGTCACTCCCCTGGCCGCACAAATCAATCGACGCCTTGCAGGGATGCCTACGCCGAGAAAATTCAAGATGGCCTTGAATGGCTGCCCCAATTCATGCGTGGAGGCACAACTAAATGACCTGGGTATCATTGCTGTCCAGGACGGGTACTGGCTTTACCTTGGGGGTAAAGCAGGGCGTCAACCCCAATTGGGTACTCGCCTGGACATGGTTATCAAGGAAGAGTATCTAGTCGAAACTGTCGAGCGGATAGTCAAGGCCTATATTCCACTTGCCGAGAACGAGCGGCTCGGTGAAGTTATTAACCGGATAGGTCTTCTGCGATTCCTGAAGGTAGCACTGGCTTGGAGCAGTGAAGGAATCAAGACGTGCATAGGAGCGCGGTATTGTAAGAACGGTGTTGGTGATGTCCATGCAATTGCCGGGCAAATTGTATCATGCGGCCATGTGCAAGGTCAGATAACCCTCAGCGGCTGCGCCAATGCTTGCGCAGTGGAAGCCGAAGCGGGTTGTAATGTTATTTGTTTGAAAGACAGGTTGTGGGTATATAGAGAGGGTAACCTAGATGTTATAGGGACAGGCCAGTTGGCTGAATACCTCAGAAGCAATGGTATTTTAAGTGACTCGTGAAACGTA harbors:
- a CDS encoding nitrite reductase — translated: MKYAHKGFIQQLDGTYAVLIHPVNGYLESEQLEAVRRLAQRYGKAKLTVTQAIMIYGIKPEDFDQVVEELEKVRLPLADIGRVVRNVKVCSSQYCKHVIRDVTPLAAQINRRLAGMPTPRKFKMALNGCPNSCVEAQLNDLGIIAVQDGYWLYLGGKAGRQPQLGTRLDMVIKEEYLVETVERIVKAYIPLAENERLGEVINRIGLLRFLKVALAWSSEGIKTCIGARYCKNGVGDVHAIAGQIVSCGHVQGQITLSGCANACAVEAEAGCNVICLKDRLWVYREGNLDVIGTGQLAEYLRSNGILSDS